Within the Psychrobacter urativorans genome, the region CTAGAAATTCATTTGAAACGCCCTGAAGTTCAGCTAAAGAGCGTACGCTAGCTTCTTCCACTCCTGTTGGTGGTCGTGTCAAGTAGAGCAAACAGTGGAGACTGTACTCAACGCCTGTACTGATGTGTGCCATAAAATACTCATAGTGGATTTACAATTATTTTAATGCTATAGAAGCCGAGCTTGGGCAGCAAGCCCTCATTCTGTCGCAAATCTAGCGCAAGTATTGTTACTAAGCATTCTGATAGGGTTTATACAGGTTGTTAGCGTAAATTCAATGATTAAGGTTGCTCTACCCACTAATCATTGGACGTTAGCCCCTTGTAAACATCATCTATACAGGCATATTAGCACCATAAAAAACTTGCACCCATAAACTACGACTATTATAGTCGTAGTTTATGGGGTAAAATAAGTTTGTCACAAATTTGGCTGGAATAATAGCTCTTAAATTTAGTACAAGCCCAGAGTAAATGAACCTAAGCTATTGCCGCAGGTGCTTACGCCAAAAACATTAAACAGTTAGTAAATTAGCCATTTTATCTTCTGTTAAAACACAACAGAACCAGCAGTATTTGGAGTTTTAATGAAAAAAATCTTAGTAATAAACGCTAGCCCAAGCCAAAATGATTCTTATAGTCGGCTTTTGACAGAACGTTTTATTGAACAATGGAAGCAACGCAATCCAGATGACACTTTTATTTTTCGTGAGCTGGGCAATGTAAATATTCCTCACGTAAACCAACTCTGGGTTAAGGCTGCATTCACCCCAGAGGAAGCCAGAAGTGATAAAGATAAACAAGCAATTTTATTCAGCGATGAATTGGTCAAAGAGTTGCAAGATGCTGATGTAGTCGTATTCGGCAGCCCGATGCATAATTTGTCTGTGCCGAGCACACTGAAAGCTTATATAGATCAGATTATTCGTATGGGAGTCACCACTTCGTTAGTCCCTGGTACACCTGATAGCCCGTATGTAGGGCTGCTTGATAATAAAAAAGCTTACCTGTTTTTAGCGCGAGGTGGCTGCGGCTTTGGCAAGGGGGAAGCATATGAGCACATGGACTTTCAAGAACCCTATTTAAAAGCAATTCTACAAATGCTCGGAATTACAGATGTAACTACAGTAAATGTGAACTACACGGCCATGAAAGCAGAACTACGACTAGATTCATACACGCATGCACAAGAACAAGTAGATGCGCTATTTAACTGAATTTAGATCGATTCAATAGTGATTATTGTTGGTTATACCTAAAAAAGACGCTTCACAGCTTGAGAAGCGTCTAATTAGAAAGTATTTAGATTACGATGGCAATTTTTAATCAAAGGCAATTACATAGCGCTTATTAGTGAAAACGTTATTGACAACTTGCTTTGCCCGTACGATGATTAACCACACCTTTTGACGCAAGCAATTTTTGCATTTCCACATGACCGCGAGTACAAGCATAGGAGTAAGCACTTTGGTTATACGATTGCATAGTCTTATCTTGAGTAGTCGCAACAAGGTTTGGATTAGCACCTTGAGCTAGTAAGTATTTGACCGTCTCAATACGATTATTACTAGCAGCAACCATAATGAATGTTTCGCCATCATCTTCTATTGCTTGATCATTCAAATTGACAGGCGCTTTGTCACTTAATAATCTATGTGCCTTTTTAACAATAACGGTATTTCCCCCAAGGACGGCAGATTTCATCACGTTATAAACGTCACCATCATCTTTAGCATATATATCAGCGCCTTTATCAACTAGGTAATCTACAATGTCTTCATAGCCAATAAATGCAGCCCAGCCTAGAGCCGTTTGATTAAGGCTACCTGTATCTTTAGCTTCTAAATCTTGACCATTATTTACCATATATTTAATGGTTGCTAGGTCACCACGTTTTACCGCATCAAACCATTTAGCATCTGTGCCTGTAGAGGGTTTGTCATAAAATATACGCCAAGAAAGCTTGTCTTCATTAGCGAGATCAAAGTTTTCAGCATCACTATAGCGAAACCCTACTTGTGGAATAGGCGCAACTTGAGATGATTTTACGACCTCAGTTTTATCTACCGTATTATGAGTATTAAGACTTGAACAGCCAGTTAATAGCATCGTGCTTATTAAAACTGATGCGCTCATTTTATAAAAAATTTTCATAGCAAAACCTCAAATAAATAACTTTTTATGTAAACCACGTATAGTTTGAAGTGGTTGCTATAACAAGACAATAGAGACATATCTTAAATTCATCTTCGAAAAGCTCACTGCATGTACACAACGAAGTACACTGGAATTATTTCAATAATTTAAAACTCTTGATACTATTGAGCTACAACCGAGTATTCAAGTCCTCACTAGGGAACCTTACCTATTACCATAAGCGCTGTTGTGCGAAAAATGGGCTGTTTTGGGACTAACCCCAATTTGAGGGTGGGCTATTTTCTACTATACCCATTGCCACGTACTATCATCACTTATTACTCTTCATTATGTTAATTAAGGATAAGCTAAAGGTCAGTGCGGATTACCTATTGAAACTTATGATACACAGACAGTTAACACACGAAAGTAGTAAGCTCGAGGCTAGTCATACAAAACTAAAAACAATATAACTATAGGAATTTTATAATGAGTAATTCTAAAGCTGCGGATAATAATAAGCACGATAATACTAAAGGTTCTGATGCTAAAGACAGCAAAGATACTAAAGGTTCTGATGCTAAAGACAGCAAAGATACCAAAGGTTCAGACGCTAAAGACAGCAAAGATACCAAAGGTTCAGACGCTAAAGACAGCAAAGATACCAAAGGTTCAGACGCTAAAGACAGTAAAGATACCAAAGGTTCAGACGCTAAAGACAGCAAAGACTCTGACGATGAAGATACATCCTTAGTTGATACCGCGACAACTAAAGCAAAAGAGGTTGTTGGATCTGTGGCTGAAAAAGCGGCTGATATGATTGTATCGGCGGGTAAGAAAATTGAAGAGGCTCGTAAAGAAGACTAATCTATTCTATTAAGCATCGTATGAAGCCCTGCATATTGCAGGGCTTTTTATTAGATAGGAACTTGTCTATAAAAAACTATTGAGCAGGTATTGGTCCATTTTTCAGATATCGGCTTTGTGACTATTTTCATTCTTCATAATGTAATAAATGCAACTAAGTGCTTGTTTGAGGTTGATGATAACTTGTGAGAGTTTGCAGCAGCATCAAACATTGACACTAATTAATCCTAAATCGTTAATATTACGTACTCTGATATCAGTAAACTAACGGGTTACCGATGTATTTGGTTGTTTTATTCGTTATGTTAAAAAATTTCTACAGTCACTTTAGAGCATCTCAATCAAACATAAGGTGCATCTGGACAATACGCCTTATCAATCTCAGCTTTGGTAGAGTGACGAATAATACTAATAGGATGCAGCTGCTCAGCTTCCCACTCAATAAGCCGCATCTGTGCAAACTCAGCTAACCATCCCGTCATGGGCCAGTGTTGCCATTTGTCGTAAAACCGATTGGCATTAATTACAATACTCGCTAAGTGGTTCAGTGGTGGGCGGTAGACGCTATGCTGTTGATGATAAATAACATCATTAGTGAGATAGAATATAATGTCTAACTCTCGTGCTTTAAAAGCAAAGTCTGTATCCTCAGCCCCATAGCCCACATAATGAATATCAAAACCGCCAATATGATCAAATTGCGCCCGCGATATTGCAAAGCATAAACTCCAAAAAGCGCCATAATCTTGTGTTTGCTCAATACTGTTTTCGCATTCAAGATGATTATTAAGATTGTCGCCAATATTGTGACGATAAGGATTGTAGACGGATAGCTTATCCAAATGAATCACACTTAACTTACCTTTCTGCAAAAGAATATTTTCAGCATCGGTCAATGGTCTCGTTAGATAGCGCGGCTGACCCATCAATAATGCCTCAGGATGCCTCTGCAACTTAGCCGTTAGTTGCTCAAT harbors:
- a CDS encoding glycosyltransferase family 2 protein; the encoded protein is MTLTTNAQPSTMPVSIITTCYGRNRHLYNLLSSLSHSSVRPNEVIIINDDADPAQLAQYPLNIVQLPTVATKQLNDNIALELSKTALKTGFDIGRNRNVGAAHATNKSLIFLDVDCVVSPSFIEQLTAKLQRHPEALLMGQPRYLTRPLTDAENILLQKGKLSVIHLDKLSVYNPYRHNIGDNLNNHLECENSIEQTQDYGAFWSLCFAISRAQFDHIGGFDIHYVGYGAEDTDFAFKARELDIIFYLTNDVIYHQQHSVYRPPLNHLASIVINANRFYDKWQHWPMTGWLAEFAQMRLIEWEAEQLHPISIIRHSTKAEIDKAYCPDAPYV
- a CDS encoding ankyrin repeat domain-containing protein; the protein is MKIFYKMSASVLISTMLLTGCSSLNTHNTVDKTEVVKSSQVAPIPQVGFRYSDAENFDLANEDKLSWRIFYDKPSTGTDAKWFDAVKRGDLATIKYMVNNGQDLEAKDTGSLNQTALGWAAFIGYEDIVDYLVDKGADIYAKDDGDVYNVMKSAVLGGNTVIVKKAHRLLSDKAPVNLNDQAIEDDGETFIMVAASNNRIETVKYLLAQGANPNLVATTQDKTMQSYNQSAYSYACTRGHVEMQKLLASKGVVNHRTGKASCQ
- a CDS encoding FMN-dependent NADH-azoreductase; protein product: MKKILVINASPSQNDSYSRLLTERFIEQWKQRNPDDTFIFRELGNVNIPHVNQLWVKAAFTPEEARSDKDKQAILFSDELVKELQDADVVVFGSPMHNLSVPSTLKAYIDQIIRMGVTTSLVPGTPDSPYVGLLDNKKAYLFLARGGCGFGKGEAYEHMDFQEPYLKAILQMLGITDVTTVNVNYTAMKAELRLDSYTHAQEQVDALFN